The genomic window CATAGAATTTATCACGTATTGATACAGGAATTATTCGCAGTATTCTTGCCAATCTGTAAAAGCCTCCCCGATCGATCAGTATTTGTATGATTGCATCCGACTTTACTAAGAGCGTTGAACCCTTGAAATAGAGAACAGAATCAGCCTTTTCTTGTGAGAATTCAATCAATTGCTTTCCTTCTTTCGATGAGCCCTTGACAAATTTGGTATTTTCCATACCATTATTTTTTTTAAGATGTTCCATGCCTATTACACAAACCTGGCACAAATCATCGTAAACAAGACTGTTCATATTAGTTGAATCCTTCATCTGGCCTGCATTTTATACGAAAAGGCCGAGTGAATCTCAGACCTATAATTAAAACAACCGGCCAGTCATTTTGTTGCGTTTTTTAAAAATGCCAGAAATATTCATAAATTTCAAAAAATCACACAGATAATATATATAGATTTTTGAATGTTTTTGTAATTTTACGCAATTATGATAATTGAAACTACCATTTAATTTAAGCATGGAAACTGGAAAAATAAAAGTTGTAAATGGGGAACTTCAGGTTCCTGATTTCCCAATCATACCCTTCATTGAAGGTGACGGAACTGGTCCTGATATCTGGAATGCTTCTGTCAGGGTATTTGATGCTGCAGTTGAAAAAGCTTATCATGGAAAACGCAAGGTAGCATGGAAAGAAGTACTTGCCGGAGAAAAAGCATTCACAAATACAGGGAACTGGCTACCTGATGAAACATTAGATGCTTTCAGGGAGTACATAGTAGGGATCAAAGGTCCGCTTACCACTCCTGTCGGTGGTGGCATCAGGTCCTTAAATGTAGCGTTGCGTCAGATACTTGATCTTTATGTTTGTCTCAGACCAGTTCGTTGGTTTAATGGTGTTCCAAGTCCTGTTAAACGGCCGGATTTGGTTGATATGCATATTTTCAGGGAAAATACAGAAGATATTTATGCCGGAATTGAGTTTATGAACGGAACACCTGAGGCGACAAAGATTAAGGATTTCCTGATTAATGAAATGGGAGTAAAGAAGATACGTTTTCCTGAAACTTCATCTATAGGTATAAAACCTGTCTCTTTAGAAGGCACTGAGCGATTGGTAAGGGCTGCCATTCTGTTTGCAATAAATCATAAACTTCCTTCTGTTACTTTGGTACACAAAGGAAATATCATGAAGTTCACGGAGGGCGCATTCAAGAGTTGGGGTTATGAATTGGCTGAACGAGAATTCGGAAATCAAACATTCACATGGGCTGAATATGATAGGATAGTGGCTGCATCAGGTAAAGGAGCTGCGGAATCTGCACAGAGTGAAGCCATTGCATCCGGTAAAATAATTATAAAGGATGTTATTGCTGATGCTTTTTTACAACAGATTTTGTTACGTCCCAATGAATATTCAGTGATTGCTACATTGAATCTCAATGGTGATTATATTTCAGATGCATTGGCTGCTATGGTTGGAGGAATTGGAATTGCTCCCGGAGCGAATATTAATTATAATAATGGTTTTGCCATTTTTGAAGCAACCCATGGAACAGCACCCAAATATGCGGGACTGGATCAGGTTAATCCTGGCTCAGTTATTCTTTCAGGTGCTCTTATGTTCGAATACCTGGGTTGGAATGAGGTTGCGCAAATCATTTATGCTTCAATGGAAAAAACAATTTCTGAAAAAACAGTCACTTACGATTTTCATCGCCTGATGGAAGGTGCCACAAAATTGAAAACATCAGAATTTGGTGATGCACTTATCAGGAATATGTAATTCCGGAATTCTAACTTTATTTGAACTCAAGCTCAATTACAATTAATATACTCCAATAATATGGCAACTCGTTTAAAAGACAGATTACAGGAAAAGATTTTGGAATGGCGCCCCAGAACTGAGCGCCTTCTCAAAGAGTATGGAGATGTTGTGGTGGATAAGATTACCATTTCGCAAATTATTGGTGGTATGCGTGGGGTGAAATCTCTTGTTACAGATATCTCCTACCTTGACCCAATAGAAGGTATTCGCTACAGAGGCTTTACCTTACCAGAGGTATTTGAAAAACTGCCCAAACCAAAAGGTGCAGAGATGCCTTATGTGGAAGGATTATTCTACCTTCTTGTAACTGGTGATATTCCTAATGAAGATGAGTTGCAGGATGTTGTCGATGAATTTAACAAGAGAAGAATCCTTCCTCGTTTTGTTTATGAAGTAATAGATGGAATGCCCTGTTGCAGTCATCCAATGGCAATATTTTCAGCTGTAGTTACTACCCTTCAGCGGGAATCATTATTTGCAAAGAAATATGCATCTGGAAAGTTACATAAACTTGATTATTGGGATCCGACTTATGAGGATGCTTTAAATCTCATGGCAAAGATGCCTGAAATTGCTACCTATATTTATGCTAAACTATATAGGGATGGGAAACGCATACAATCGAATCCTTACCTTGACTTTGGAGGCAATTTTGCACATATGATGGGTATTGGTAAACCGTATGATGATGTAAGCAGAATGCATTTTATTATTCATGCCGACCATGAAGGAGGGAATGTAAGTGCCCATACAGGCCATTTGGTTGCAAGTTCATTATCTGATATTTATCTTTCCATAGCATCTATGATCAATGGTTTGGCAGGACCGCTTCATGGTTTGGCTAATCAGGAAGTCTTGAGATGGCTCCAGGGTGTGATGGATAAAATGGATGGAAGAGTCCCCAGCGAACAGGAAATGAAACAATTTGTTTGGGATACTCTAAAGTCAGGTCAGGTAATACCGGGATTTGGGCATGCTGTACTTCGCAAAACTGATCCAAGATATATGCTTCAGCGCGATTTTTCACTAACTCATTTGAAAGAAGATCCTTTATTCCAATATGTGGATTTGCTTTACAAAGTTGTTCCTCCAATCTTGCTTGAACAAGGTAAGGCTAAGAACCCATGGCCCAATGTGGATGCTCAATCCGGGGTTATACAATGGTACTATGGTGTAAAGGAGTATGATTTTTATACAGTGTTATTTGGAATTGGAAGAGCAATTGGGATTTGTGCCAATATAATATGGGATCGGGCATTAGGATATTCCCTTGAAAGGCCTAAATCACTCACTACGGCTATGTTGGAAGATCTCGCTGCTGGTAAAGAGATCATAGCAGAAGATTAATTCATTTCTATCAGATGAATCAGGATTCCTCTAAGAGGTTTCCTGATTTTTTTTTGTGCAACTAAACTTCTGTTTTTTGTTTTAAGTATCTTGTTATGAGTTATATAAACATGTTATTCTTCTTCAAGGACAGTAAAAAAATATCATTATTTCAATTTAAAGAGCACAATATTCAAATCGTCATTATCAATTGATTATTTTAGCATATTGAAATACTTATTAACAAATCAAATTCTTATTGACTTAACATATAGTGATTTAGGTAATGTAGCTTGTCTTTCTTAAAAAAAGGTTTAGGAATTAGGAACTTCGAAACTTATTTTTGCAACCTAAACAACTCTTGCTATGATTCAACAGGTTGAAATTACTTTACCCGAGTATGAAAGGGGATTTCATGTCATCACGAGTGAAGTGCTGTCAAGGTTGCCCAAGTTGCCGGATGCTGGCTTAATGAATGTCTTCATTAAACATACTTCGGCAGGTATTACCATCAATGAGTGTGCAGATCCTACTGTACTTATTGATTTTGAAATGGTTTTTAACCGGCTTGTTCCTGATGAACTTTATTTCAGGCATTTAGGTGAAGAGCCTGATGATATGCCGGCACATGTAAAAACAACCCTCTCAGGGGCATCTGTCACGATTCCGATCACCAAAGGCAAGCCGAATCTAAACGATGTTCAGGGCATCTATCTTTGCGAGTATCGCAACCAGGGAGGCCCCAGAAATCTGGTGGTTACTATTTATTCCTGAGTAAACTTCCATACTCAGTTTCTACAAACATACATAATTCAGGAAAAAAAGCATTGAATTCTCTGCTAAAGAGGTCATAGTGCATTTCCAGGTCTTGTACGGCGAATTCCATTTTCGACTCGAAAGTGGTACGTTGCGCCATTCCTGTAAAAGCCTGCTGCATTCCTTCCAGAGAGGCATATGATTCTAACCAGTTGTACCTTGACATATAGCCAAGAATTCGTTGTGATCGTATTGGTAAGATTGAAATATTAGTCAGCAGCTGATGGTATATTTTCTTTGTGAATCTATCAAGTGATTCATTAGAAAATTCACTCCATCCACGAGCCAGGAAATGATCATAATACATATCAACAATAACCCCTGCATACTTATGATATTTCGGCCGTAAACGAAGTATACTTTGCTGAACTATTGGATGTGAATCAGTATATCTGTCAATTGAACGATGCATCCTGATACCTATTTGTATATCCGGATGGAATGTTTCAATGGCTCTCCCTTTCACATGATCAGCAATAAAATTCCCAATCAGTAATTTTTCCTTTTCCCCGGCCAGTAATAAATGCGCTAAGTAGTTCATTATAGGCTAATAATCAATTTTTAGTTATCCTTTGGGTTTTGCCCGGTAACTCTATTTCTTTGGATATAAAGGTCCGCAAAAATTGTATCAATTATTTCTTGTTATTGAGTTAACAGGTATTGTTAATTTTTTAGCTTTGTGGGATAATGCTGTGATATTAACTAATACTTATAACATGCAAAAGCTAATGTTGTTGGGAGATGAGGCAATTGCCCAGGGAGCAATTGATGCCGGAATGTCAGGGATTTATGCTTATCCTGGAACACCTTCCACTGAAATCACAGAATATGTTATTCATTCCAAAGAGGCAAAAATTAGAAATATTAGGTCAGGCTGGTCTGTGAATGAAAAGACCGCCATGGAATCAGCACTGGGAATGTCATACGCAGGGAAACGTGCGATGGTTTGCATGAAACATGTTGGATTGAATGTAGCTGCTGATGCCTTTGTCAATTCAGCTATAACAGGTGCAAATGGGGGCCTTATTGTTGTTGCTGCTGACGACCCTTCAATGCATTCTTCCCAGAACGAGCAAGATTCCAGGTTCTATGGAAAGTTTGCAATGATACCTATACTTGAGCCTTCAAATCAGCAGGAAGCTTATGATATGGTTTTTTATGGTTTTGATATTTCAGAGCATCTGGGTCTTCCCGTCATGTTGCGAATTACTACACGGCTGGCTCATTCCAGGTCAGGAGTAGAAAGAAGGGCTTCGCGAGAACAGAATGGAGTGAATTTACCCAAAAATGAAAGACAATTTATTCTATTACCGGCTAATGCCAGAAGACAATACAAGTCGTTGCTTCAGAAGCAGACAGAAATGGAGAAGGCTGGTGTTAATTCGGGCTTTAATTCATATTTCCCAGGACAGGATAAGAGTTTAGGAATTATTACAACCGGTATTGCCTTTAATTACTTAATGGAGAATTATCCTGACCGTCAGGTCCCTTATCCATTGGTTAAAATTGGTCAGTACCCATTACCAAAAGAGTATATTTCAAGGATATATGATGAATGTGACTCACTTCTAATTCTGGAAGAAGGAGCTCCTGTAGTGGAGGAAATGTTGAAAGGGTATCTAAATCTAGGGAAAAAGATTAAAGGAAGACTGGATGGCTCTATTCCCAGGGATGGGGAACTTAATCCAAATATAGTAGCAGTTGCGCTGGGCCATGTGGATACACGAGGAAGAGAAATTCCTGGAGTTGTGGTTGGCCGTCCACCTTCATTGTGTAAAGGCTGTCCACACATATATTCCTATAATGCTTTAAACCAGGCTTTGGAAACTTGGAGTAAGGGAAGGGTTTTTTCTGATATAGGTTGTTATACCCTGGGAGCATTAGATCCTTTTGATGCTATCAATACATGTGTTGATATGGGAGCCTCTATTACAATGGCTAAGGGTGCTGCTGATGCTGGCTTATTACCGGCTGTAGCCGTGATAGGCGACAGTACTTTCACCCACAGTGGAATTACAGGTTTGATTGATTGTGTTAATGAAGGTTCTCCGGTAACGATCATGATTCTCGACAATGCAACTACCGCTATGACTGGAGGACAGGATTCTGCCGCTTTTGGTAAAATTGAAGATATTTGCAAAGGAGTAGGTGTTGCGGAAGATCATATAATCGTTATGAATCCTTCACCTAAGAGTCATGAAGAGAATATGGAAATAATGAAGCGCGAACTTGACTACCAGGGTGTTTCTGTTATCATTCCCCGCAGGGAGTGTATCCAGACTGCAACCAGAGCCCTAAAGGAAGCTAAAAAGCAAAAAGAAAAGGTTTTGTCCTAAAAGTGGAGGAATAGAATTTCAGGTGTTAAACTTTAGTGATAACGACTTATAAGAAATTGGCAATGAAAAGAGATATTATTTTAGCTGGTGTTGGGGGACAGGGAATTTTATCAATCGCGGCAACAATAGGTATGGCAGCCCTGGGATCAGGACTTCACCTAAAACAGGCAGAAGTGCACGGAATGAGCCAGAGAGGTGGAGATGTTTCATCAAACCTGCGGATTGCTGACCATGAAATAGCTTCCGACCTGATCCCTTATGGTCAGGCAGATCTCATTATTTCAGTGGAACCAATGGAATCACTAAGATATCTGCCCTTACTTTCTGAAAATGGATGGTTAATCACTAATACAAAACCTTTCATCAATATACCCAATTATCCGGCCATGGAGTCACTGATGTCGGAAATAGAATCCTTTGAAAAGCATATAGCCATTAATGCAGATGATATTGCGAAGGAATTGGGTGCCACTCGTTCAGCCAATATGGTAATACTTGGAGCAGCAGCTCCCTTTCTTGAGATTCCAGCCGAAAAATTGAGGACATCTATTCGACAGATATTCTCCAAAAAAGGGGCAGAGGTAGTTCAACTAAATCTTAATGCTTTTGATGCCGGTTACAATTTTGCCGTGCAGCATATGAATTAAACTTATAAAATGCATTTGAAAGACAGGGTATAATACCCTGTTTTTTATTGCCCTGGCTAGTAAGACTTATTTTCCTAAAATTCTGAGTACAGATGATAAAAGTAAAAAAGATCCGGTTTTTTATTAGTGTCGGCATTGTAGTATTACTTTCTGCAGTAGCACTGTTGCTGATGAAAGATTTCATTATCATGCCTATTGCCAAACCTATAAATAAAAGTACGCCGAACATAGAATATGGTATTGTAACTGATTCATTTTCCATAGTCAGGGAAACAGTCAAGCAAGGTCAAATACTTGCTGAATTATTAACTGATTTCAATGTTGATAAGGAGCACATTAATCAATTGTCAATAAAGGCTGAAGGTGTTTTTGATCTTCGGAAATTCAGGGCAGGCAATGAATATACTGCCATGGTTTCTACTGATAAGAGTAAAAAGCTCAGGTATTTTATCTATGAAATTTCGGATACCAGTTATGTTGTTTTTGACTTTGGTGATACTTTACATATTCATTATGGTGCTCATGAAGTAACGAGGAGGTTGCGTTCAGCAAGCGGAACAATCAATAGTTCGTTATGGAATACCATCGAAAATGCAGGTTCTGATCCTAACCTGGCTATTGCCCTGGCCCAAATTTACCAATGGACTATTGATTTTTATGCCATCCAGAAAGGGGATCAGTTCAAAGTGATCTTTGAGGACCTATCAGTAGATGGAAAATCTGTTGGTCTGGGAGTCATTCATGCTGCCTGGTTTAAACATTCAGGGAAGGATTTTTACGCATATCGCTATCAACAGGGCGAAAATCCTGAGTATTTTAATGATTCAGGCGAGAATTTAAGGAGGGAGTTTCTGAAGGCTCCTTTGAAGTTTAGCCGAATTTCATCCCGGTTTTCAAATAGTCGTTTACATCCAGTTCTTCGCATACGTCGGCCCCATCATGGAGTTGATTATGCTGCTCCATCGGGTACACCGGTTCATAGTATTGGAAGTGGAACTGTTCTTAAAGCTGCATATTCAGGGGGTGCTGGCCGAATTGTCACTATTAAGCATAATACAATCTATACGACCAGTTACATGCATTTAGCAGGCTTTGGTCCTGGAATCAGGAATGGCGCTCATGTAAGTCAGGGACAGTTAATTGGTTATGTTGGAAGTTCAGGACTTTCAACAGGCCCTCACCTCGATTTCAGGTTTTATAAAAACGGTCAGCCAATTGATCCATTAAAAGTTGAATCTCCTCCTGCTTATCCTGTTGACAATAAAAACAGACCGGTATTCGATTCAATTTCAGCAGTATATAAAAAGAACCTTTTAATTATTAAATAAGCATTCGGATTAGGGTGCTGGAAATGGTTACTCATATACTTTAAATAGAAAAAAAAGATGCCACCAGGATATTCCTGATGGCATCTTCAAATTTGTAATTCAGATGTTATTGAGTTCCAGAAAGTTTGAACTGAATAGCCATTTGATATTGCACACGAACTTGTTTCCCGTTTTGTTTTCCCGGATGCCAGTTTGGCATCATCCTGACTACCCTAAGAGCTTCTTCATCACAGCCTCCACCAATACCGCGCAATACTTTTGCATCGGTAATATGGCCTTTGGAATCAACGATGAATGAAACATACACTGTACCTTGTATACCTGTTTCAGATGCTTGAGTTGGATACACCAGATTACTTGCCAAGGAATTTAAGCCTGGCTTCTTCACCACCAACAAAGGATGGACTTTCTTCAACGAAATTAAAAACAGGTTTGGATTCTTCAACTTCGATTACTTCTTCAACCGGAGCAGCAACAAATTCCTCAGCTATAGCAACAGGCTCATTAACTGCATTCTGATTGAGTTCATCCTGGTTAAAGATATCGATGTCTTCTACCACTTCCTCAATTGTAACAACAGGTGCCACAAACTTGACTTTTTGTTCAAGTGCGGCAGGAGGTGGAGGAGGAGGTGGAGGAGGAGGGGCTTCTTCTTTGGGCTTGTCCATTTCTATGAATTCAGCACTGGCTGATTTCTCAATGTACTTAGCTCTTTTTTGAGTGTAGTAACTTGAAACCAGCGGATATGTAAGCGCTGCGAGCAGAACGGCAGTTGCCAGCAATAATGCCCTTGTAAGATGCTTATGGTACAACTTACGCAAAACATATGCTCCATAAGCTTTATTCCTGTGCTCAAAGACGATCTCGTCCATGGGGGCAGTATAAACTTTTTGTTTTGTCATTGTTGTGGCTATCGATTTAATATTTAACTACCTTAAAAGGTAAAAGACATTTGATCTATTTCACTGCGGCATTTGGATTTACGACTCCTTCTATCATTTTTAGTTCGATAGGAGTAATGTCAACGATCGCATAATTAGCAATGCTGGTAATAGCCATCTCATCAATAATATCAACAAGATTTTTGTACTTAGCTTTCTCATCAGCTTTGATAAGTACAATGGGTGCATTTTTATCAGATTTCTTCAACTCTTTGATTTTGCGGTTCAGAGTTGAATCAGCCATAACCAGGTCTCCTTTAATAACTTTTATCGAAGCTCGGACACTGCTTTAAAGACGATTTTATTTCTAGGAGTAAAATTTTCCTGATGCCATCTTTACTGTAATCACTTTTCAACAGCGCAGGAAGTGGTTTTGTGGGATCAGCTGCACCAAAATAGTAGTATATCTGGTCATTACCTGAGACGAGCACATTAAGGGTTCTGTCAGCAGAGATCTCCGGAGCTTTCACGTTTGGATCGTCCTTTTTTTCAGGCATGGTGATATCCATGGCTTTGGGTTTACTGAAGGCAGTTGTTAGCATGAAAAAAGTGATCAGCAAGCACATCAGGTCGACCATAGGGGTCATATCTATGCGTGTTGAAAACTTTTTCGCTTTCTTTTTGCCACTCTTTTGTTTTCCTTCTTCTTGGATTATTTCAGCCATCGTATGATTTCTTTAGAGGGAATATCGTGATTGTTTATTCTACTAAAACGGCTTCTTCTTTCACCAGGTTGGTAGTCAGATTAAACTTATTTACCTTGTTTTCCTGGAGAATGTCCATTACATGTTTCACAGTTTTGAAATCAGCGACACCATCACCTTTTATAGCAACTTCGGCATTAGGATTTTGAAGACGAATAAACCTAACCCAAAGGTTGAGTTGGTTATCAGTCGAATCAATAGGAATTCCTGTTTGAAACACTTCACGTTCTTTGGGGTCTTCTGTATTGAGCCAGGCTTTGAGTTTCTCGATTGGCATACCGAAAGATGACCATGTGGCGAAGGTTTTGAGTTCCTTTTCTGTCAAGGTCAATTGATACTGTTCAGCCATTTTTTTCAATACTTCTTTTCTTATCAGAACTGAGGTATCAGTTCCATTATCGAAGTTCATATATACTTTATTGTCTTTTCCAACAAGTAAAGTGATGACATTCTGCTCAGGAGCTACTTTCTCGGAAATGGAATTCGGAGTATCAATGATAGCAGCTTCCTGTGGCTTGAATGAAGTCGTGAGCATGAAGAATGTAAGCAAAAGGGCAAACAGGTCCACCATTGGCGTCATGTCAATGTGCGGAGATTTTACCGGCAGCTTAATTTTTGGCATGGTTCATATGTTTAAAAGTTTATGAATCGGGTACTAGGTACCGTTAGGCATCTTAAACAATTGATAGCCTTATTTATTCTTGCTGGCAAAAGTCTGTGTGAGGCTGAATCCTGCTTCATCAATCTTATAGGTTAATCCATCAATCTTAGTTGAGAAGTAGTTATAAAGAATGATGGCCAGGGTTGAGCCGGTAATCCCGAAAGCTGTATTGATAAGAGCTTCAGAGATACCAGTGGCAAGTGCAAGTGCATCCGGAGCACCAGCTTGTGCAAGAGCAGCAAAAGCCCTGATCATACCTAATACTGTTCCAATAAGACCAATAAGTACAGAAATTGAAGCAATGGTGGATAAGAAGATCAGGTTACGGGATAGCATTGGGAGTTCAAGGGCAGTGGCTTC from Bacteroidales bacterium includes these protein-coding regions:
- a CDS encoding citrate (Si)-synthase; protein product: MATRLKDRLQEKILEWRPRTERLLKEYGDVVVDKITISQIIGGMRGVKSLVTDISYLDPIEGIRYRGFTLPEVFEKLPKPKGAEMPYVEGLFYLLVTGDIPNEDELQDVVDEFNKRRILPRFVYEVIDGMPCCSHPMAIFSAVVTTLQRESLFAKKYASGKLHKLDYWDPTYEDALNLMAKMPEIATYIYAKLYRDGKRIQSNPYLDFGGNFAHMMGIGKPYDDVSRMHFIIHADHEGGNVSAHTGHLVASSLSDIYLSIASMINGLAGPLHGLANQEVLRWLQGVMDKMDGRVPSEQEMKQFVWDTLKSGQVIPGFGHAVLRKTDPRYMLQRDFSLTHLKEDPLFQYVDLLYKVVPPILLEQGKAKNPWPNVDAQSGVIQWYYGVKEYDFYTVLFGIGRAIGICANIIWDRALGYSLERPKSLTTAMLEDLAAGKEIIAED
- a CDS encoding DUF479 domain-containing protein, which gives rise to MNYLAHLLLAGEKEKLLIGNFIADHVKGRAIETFHPDIQIGIRMHRSIDRYTDSHPIVQQSILRLRPKYHKYAGVIVDMYYDHFLARGWSEFSNESLDRFTKKIYHQLLTNISILPIRSQRILGYMSRYNWLESYASLEGMQQAFTGMAQRTTFESKMEFAVQDLEMHYDLFSREFNAFFPELCMFVETEYGSLLRNK
- a CDS encoding DUF393 domain-containing protein, which translates into the protein MKDSTNMNSLVYDDLCQVCVIGMEHLKKNNGMENTKFVKGSSKEGKQLIEFSQEKADSVLYFKGSTLLVKSDAIIQILIDRGGFYRLARILRIIPVSIRDKFYESFAKRRHRIKFHP
- a CDS encoding indolepyruvate oxidoreductase subunit beta, whose product is MKRDIILAGVGGQGILSIAATIGMAALGSGLHLKQAEVHGMSQRGGDVSSNLRIADHEIASDLIPYGQADLIISVEPMESLRYLPLLSENGWLITNTKPFINIPNYPAMESLMSEIESFEKHIAINADDIAKELGATRSANMVILGAAAPFLEIPAEKLRTSIRQIFSKKGAEVVQLNLNAFDAGYNFAVQHMN
- a CDS encoding biopolymer transporter ExbD; its protein translation is MPKIKLPVKSPHIDMTPMVDLFALLLTFFMLTTSFKPQEAAIIDTPNSISEKVAPEQNVITLLVGKDNKVYMNFDNGTDTSVLIRKEVLKKMAEQYQLTLTEKELKTFATWSSFGMPIEKLKAWLNTEDPKEREVFQTGIPIDSTDNQLNLWVRFIRLQNPNAEVAIKGDGVADFKTVKHVMDILQENKVNKFNLTTNLVKEEAVLVE
- a CDS encoding energy transducer TonB; this translates as MASNLVYPTQASETGIQGTVYVSFIVDSKGHITDAKVLRGIGGGCDEEALRVVRMMPNWHPGKQNGKQVRVQYQMAIQFKLSGTQ
- a CDS encoding biopolymer transporter ExbD, encoding MAEIIQEEGKQKSGKKKAKKFSTRIDMTPMVDLMCLLITFFMLTTAFSKPKAMDITMPEKKDDPNVKAPEISADRTLNVLVSGNDQIYYYFGAADPTKPLPALLKSDYSKDGIRKILLLEIKSSLKQCPSFDKSY
- a CDS encoding biopolymer transporter ExbD codes for the protein MADSTLNRKIKELKKSDKNAPIVLIKADEKAKYKNLVDIIDEMAITSIANYAIVDITPIELKMIEGVVNPNAAVK
- a CDS encoding peptidoglycan DD-metalloendopeptidase family protein; protein product: MIKVKKIRFFISVGIVVLLSAVALLLMKDFIIMPIAKPINKSTPNIEYGIVTDSFSIVRETVKQGQILAELLTDFNVDKEHINQLSIKAEGVFDLRKFRAGNEYTAMVSTDKSKKLRYFIYEISDTSYVVFDFGDTLHIHYGAHEVTRRLRSASGTINSSLWNTIENAGSDPNLAIALAQIYQWTIDFYAIQKGDQFKVIFEDLSVDGKSVGLGVIHAAWFKHSGKDFYAYRYQQGENPEYFNDSGENLRREFLKAPLKFSRISSRFSNSRLHPVLRIRRPHHGVDYAAPSGTPVHSIGSGTVLKAAYSGGAGRIVTIKHNTIYTTSYMHLAGFGPGIRNGAHVSQGQLIGYVGSSGLSTGPHLDFRFYKNGQPIDPLKVESPPAYPVDNKNRPVFDSISAVYKKNLLIIK
- a CDS encoding YjbQ family protein, whose protein sequence is MIQQVEITLPEYERGFHVITSEVLSRLPKLPDAGLMNVFIKHTSAGITINECADPTVLIDFEMVFNRLVPDELYFRHLGEEPDDMPAHVKTTLSGASVTIPITKGKPNLNDVQGIYLCEYRNQGGPRNLVVTIYS
- the icd gene encoding NADP-dependent isocitrate dehydrogenase; its protein translation is METGKIKVVNGELQVPDFPIIPFIEGDGTGPDIWNASVRVFDAAVEKAYHGKRKVAWKEVLAGEKAFTNTGNWLPDETLDAFREYIVGIKGPLTTPVGGGIRSLNVALRQILDLYVCLRPVRWFNGVPSPVKRPDLVDMHIFRENTEDIYAGIEFMNGTPEATKIKDFLINEMGVKKIRFPETSSIGIKPVSLEGTERLVRAAILFAINHKLPSVTLVHKGNIMKFTEGAFKSWGYELAEREFGNQTFTWAEYDRIVAASGKGAAESAQSEAIASGKIIIKDVIADAFLQQILLRPNEYSVIATLNLNGDYISDALAAMVGGIGIAPGANINYNNGFAIFEATHGTAPKYAGLDQVNPGSVILSGALMFEYLGWNEVAQIIYASMEKTISEKTVTYDFHRLMEGATKLKTSEFGDALIRNM
- a CDS encoding indolepyruvate ferredoxin oxidoreductase, which gives rise to MQKLMLLGDEAIAQGAIDAGMSGIYAYPGTPSTEITEYVIHSKEAKIRNIRSGWSVNEKTAMESALGMSYAGKRAMVCMKHVGLNVAADAFVNSAITGANGGLIVVAADDPSMHSSQNEQDSRFYGKFAMIPILEPSNQQEAYDMVFYGFDISEHLGLPVMLRITTRLAHSRSGVERRASREQNGVNLPKNERQFILLPANARRQYKSLLQKQTEMEKAGVNSGFNSYFPGQDKSLGIITTGIAFNYLMENYPDRQVPYPLVKIGQYPLPKEYISRIYDECDSLLILEEGAPVVEEMLKGYLNLGKKIKGRLDGSIPRDGELNPNIVAVALGHVDTRGREIPGVVVGRPPSLCKGCPHIYSYNALNQALETWSKGRVFSDIGCYTLGALDPFDAINTCVDMGASITMAKGAADAGLLPAVAVIGDSTFTHSGITGLIDCVNEGSPVTIMILDNATTAMTGGQDSAAFGKIEDICKGVGVAEDHIIVMNPSPKSHEENMEIMKRELDYQGVSVIIPRRECIQTATRALKEAKKQKEKVLS